One window from the genome of Ailuropoda melanoleuca isolate Jingjing chromosome 5, ASM200744v2, whole genome shotgun sequence encodes:
- the C5H8orf58 gene encoding uncharacterized protein C8orf58 homolog isoform X1: MHSFACHTAQTGGGGVCDGQQRLPGKGTHVKVSQPGMGRDLGGAVAVQSRPLPSPLAQDTPLWGMLPVARNAGGVRGSLPSLMLTLLADGVAEDLAHGCVVPGVSSTYRRIPDAAQACSLDSWKGDGPLRGLRRQEPLLKLASRDSGVEMVVGDSPLTPSPGLSQDSLDFEPAGSPVPLGLASLEPAAHLGRLLASRKLEQVLERSRQLPTSPASVSRYPCSLKSPREPECEMPLFGAGEQEAAKAETALEAGVEEAEVAGGLGPEAWACLPGQGLRYLEHLCLVLEQMARLQQLCLQLQTQRPPRDPESEEEEEEGEPPVAPSPPPSRARGHQVHEQLSQMQGTGAKPAAPLKVGPPGANPPRLLEATAEPAHIFPPSQGHKRDLSHWNKVKVLLNRIRWRSPKHPDSPAPPDGLGAQPRIESRGVPERPPCQPLRKTFMPSFVVKKQRAKNLSVC; this comes from the exons ATGCACAGCTTTGCCTGCCACACAGCCcaaaccgggggtgggggggtttgtGATGGCCAACAGAGACTACCCGGGAAGGGAACCCATGTTAAGGTCTCCCAGCCAGGGATGGGGAGAGATCTGGGCGGGGCTGTGGCTGTCCAGTCCCGTCCCCTCCCTTCACCTCTGGCCCAGGACACTCCTCTTTGGGGAATGCTGCCAGTTGCCAGGAATGCTGGGGGCGTTAGGGGCAGCCTGCCCAGCCTGATGCTGACTCTCCTTGCAGATGGGGTTGCTGAGGACTTGGCACACGGTTGTGTAGTACCTGGAGTCAGCAGCACCTACAGACGGATCCCCGACGCTGCTCAAGCGTGCTCGCTGGACTCCTGGAAGGGGGATGGCCCGCTGAGAGGTCTCAGGAGGCAGGAGCCACTTCTCAAACTGGCCTCCCGGGACTCAGGCGTGGAGATGGTGGTTGGGGACAgccccctgaccccctccccGGGCCTTTCTCAGGACTCTCTGGACTTTGAGCCCGCAGGGAGCCCTGTGCCCCTGGGCCTTGCTTCCCTGGAGCCTGCTGCCCACCTAGGCCGGCTTCTGGCCAGCCGTAAGCTGGAGCAGGTGCTGGAGCGGTCCCGCCAGCTCCCGACCTCCCCTGCCAGCGTGTCACGATACCCCTGCTCCCTGAAGTCGCCCAGAGAGCCTGAATGTGAAATGCCCCTTTTTGGAGCAGGGGAACAGGAGGCCGCCAAGGCAGAAACTGCCCTAGAGGCAGGCGTGGAAGAAGCAGAGGTG gctgggggcctggggcctgaAGCCTGGGCCTGTCTCCCAGGGCAGGGTCTCCGCTACCTGGAACACCTGTGCCTGGTGCTGGAGCAGATGGCAAGGCTTCAGCAGCTCTGCTTGCAGCTGCAGACCCAGAGGCCCCCGCGG GATCCTGAAtcggaggaagaagaggaggagggggagccaCCCGTGGCCCCTTCACCTCCACCTTCTCGTGCTCGAGGCCATCAGGTGCACGAACAGCTCAGCCAGATGCAGGGGACAG GGGCAAAACCAGCTGCACCCCTAAAGGTAGGGCCGCCTGGTGCCAACCCTCCCAGGCTGTTAGAGGCCACAGCAGAGCCAGCTCACATTTTTCCACCCTCCCAGGGACACAAG CGGGATCTCTCCCACTGGAACAAGGTCAAGGTCCTGCTCAACCGGATCCGTTGGAGGAGCCCGAAACACCCCgattcccctgcccctcctgatGGCCTTGGGGCCCAGCCCAG GATTGAGTCAAGGGGCGTCCCTGAAAGACCTCCATGCCAGCCCCTCCGGAAGACCTTTATGCCATCATTTGTGGTTAAGAAGCAACGAGCAAAAAACCTTTCTGTATGCTGA
- the C5H8orf58 gene encoding uncharacterized protein C8orf58 homolog isoform X4, with the protein MVVGDSPLTPSPGLSQDSLDFEPAGSPVPLGLASLEPAAHLGRLLASRKLEQVLERSRQLPTSPASVSRYPCSLKSPREPECEMPLFGAGEQEAAKAETALEAGVEEAEVAGGLGPEAWACLPGQGLRYLEHLCLVLEQMARLQQLCLQLQTQRPPRDPESEEEEEEGEPPVAPSPPPSRARGHQVHEQLSQMQGTGAKPAAPLKVGPPGANPPRLLEATAEPAHIFPPSQGHKRDLSHWNKVKVLLNRIRWRSPKHPDSPAPPDGLGAQPRIESRGVPERPPCQPLRKTFMPSFVVKKQRAKNLSVC; encoded by the exons ATGGTGGTTGGGGACAgccccctgaccccctccccGGGCCTTTCTCAGGACTCTCTGGACTTTGAGCCCGCAGGGAGCCCTGTGCCCCTGGGCCTTGCTTCCCTGGAGCCTGCTGCCCACCTAGGCCGGCTTCTGGCCAGCCGTAAGCTGGAGCAGGTGCTGGAGCGGTCCCGCCAGCTCCCGACCTCCCCTGCCAGCGTGTCACGATACCCCTGCTCCCTGAAGTCGCCCAGAGAGCCTGAATGTGAAATGCCCCTTTTTGGAGCAGGGGAACAGGAGGCCGCCAAGGCAGAAACTGCCCTAGAGGCAGGCGTGGAAGAAGCAGAGGTG gctgggggcctggggcctgaAGCCTGGGCCTGTCTCCCAGGGCAGGGTCTCCGCTACCTGGAACACCTGTGCCTGGTGCTGGAGCAGATGGCAAGGCTTCAGCAGCTCTGCTTGCAGCTGCAGACCCAGAGGCCCCCGCGG GATCCTGAAtcggaggaagaagaggaggagggggagccaCCCGTGGCCCCTTCACCTCCACCTTCTCGTGCTCGAGGCCATCAGGTGCACGAACAGCTCAGCCAGATGCAGGGGACAG GGGCAAAACCAGCTGCACCCCTAAAGGTAGGGCCGCCTGGTGCCAACCCTCCCAGGCTGTTAGAGGCCACAGCAGAGCCAGCTCACATTTTTCCACCCTCCCAGGGACACAAG CGGGATCTCTCCCACTGGAACAAGGTCAAGGTCCTGCTCAACCGGATCCGTTGGAGGAGCCCGAAACACCCCgattcccctgcccctcctgatGGCCTTGGGGCCCAGCCCAG GATTGAGTCAAGGGGCGTCCCTGAAAGACCTCCATGCCAGCCCCTCCGGAAGACCTTTATGCCATCATTTGTGGTTAAGAAGCAACGAGCAAAAAACCTTTCTGTATGCTGA
- the C5H8orf58 gene encoding uncharacterized protein C8orf58 homolog isoform X2 yields the protein MHSFACHTAQTGGGGVCDGQQRLPGKGTHVKVSQPGMGRDLGGAVAVQSRPLPSPLAQDTPLWGMLPVARNAGGVRGSLPSLMLTLLADGVAEDLAHGCVVPGVSSTYRRIPDAAQACSLDSWKGDGPLRGLRRQEPLLKLASRDSGVEMVVGDSPLTPSPGLSQDSLDFEPAGSPVPLGLASLEPAAHLGRLLASRKLEQVLERSRQLPTSPASVSRYPCSLKSPREPECEMPLFGAGEQEAAKAETALEAGVEEAEVAGGLGPEAWACLPGQGLRYLEHLCLVLEQMARLQQLCLQLQTQRPPRDPESEEEEEEGEPPVAPSPPPSRARGHQVHEQLSQMQGTGAKPAAPLKVGPPGANPPRLLEATAEPAHIFPPSQGHKVKVLLNRIRWRSPKHPDSPAPPDGLGAQPRIESRGVPERPPCQPLRKTFMPSFVVKKQRAKNLSVC from the exons ATGCACAGCTTTGCCTGCCACACAGCCcaaaccgggggtgggggggtttgtGATGGCCAACAGAGACTACCCGGGAAGGGAACCCATGTTAAGGTCTCCCAGCCAGGGATGGGGAGAGATCTGGGCGGGGCTGTGGCTGTCCAGTCCCGTCCCCTCCCTTCACCTCTGGCCCAGGACACTCCTCTTTGGGGAATGCTGCCAGTTGCCAGGAATGCTGGGGGCGTTAGGGGCAGCCTGCCCAGCCTGATGCTGACTCTCCTTGCAGATGGGGTTGCTGAGGACTTGGCACACGGTTGTGTAGTACCTGGAGTCAGCAGCACCTACAGACGGATCCCCGACGCTGCTCAAGCGTGCTCGCTGGACTCCTGGAAGGGGGATGGCCCGCTGAGAGGTCTCAGGAGGCAGGAGCCACTTCTCAAACTGGCCTCCCGGGACTCAGGCGTGGAGATGGTGGTTGGGGACAgccccctgaccccctccccGGGCCTTTCTCAGGACTCTCTGGACTTTGAGCCCGCAGGGAGCCCTGTGCCCCTGGGCCTTGCTTCCCTGGAGCCTGCTGCCCACCTAGGCCGGCTTCTGGCCAGCCGTAAGCTGGAGCAGGTGCTGGAGCGGTCCCGCCAGCTCCCGACCTCCCCTGCCAGCGTGTCACGATACCCCTGCTCCCTGAAGTCGCCCAGAGAGCCTGAATGTGAAATGCCCCTTTTTGGAGCAGGGGAACAGGAGGCCGCCAAGGCAGAAACTGCCCTAGAGGCAGGCGTGGAAGAAGCAGAGGTG gctgggggcctggggcctgaAGCCTGGGCCTGTCTCCCAGGGCAGGGTCTCCGCTACCTGGAACACCTGTGCCTGGTGCTGGAGCAGATGGCAAGGCTTCAGCAGCTCTGCTTGCAGCTGCAGACCCAGAGGCCCCCGCGG GATCCTGAAtcggaggaagaagaggaggagggggagccaCCCGTGGCCCCTTCACCTCCACCTTCTCGTGCTCGAGGCCATCAGGTGCACGAACAGCTCAGCCAGATGCAGGGGACAG GGGCAAAACCAGCTGCACCCCTAAAGGTAGGGCCGCCTGGTGCCAACCCTCCCAGGCTGTTAGAGGCCACAGCAGAGCCAGCTCACATTTTTCCACCCTCCCAGGGACACAAG GTCAAGGTCCTGCTCAACCGGATCCGTTGGAGGAGCCCGAAACACCCCgattcccctgcccctcctgatGGCCTTGGGGCCCAGCCCAG GATTGAGTCAAGGGGCGTCCCTGAAAGACCTCCATGCCAGCCCCTCCGGAAGACCTTTATGCCATCATTTGTGGTTAAGAAGCAACGAGCAAAAAACCTTTCTGTATGCTGA
- the C5H8orf58 gene encoding uncharacterized protein C8orf58 homolog isoform X3, which translates to MLGRRRVFAVEPLGGRDGVAEDLAHGCVVPGVSSTYRRIPDAAQACSLDSWKGDGPLRGLRRQEPLLKLASRDSGVEMVVGDSPLTPSPGLSQDSLDFEPAGSPVPLGLASLEPAAHLGRLLASRKLEQVLERSRQLPTSPASVSRYPCSLKSPREPECEMPLFGAGEQEAAKAETALEAGVEEAEVAGGLGPEAWACLPGQGLRYLEHLCLVLEQMARLQQLCLQLQTQRPPRDPESEEEEEEGEPPVAPSPPPSRARGHQVHEQLSQMQGTGAKPAAPLKVGPPGANPPRLLEATAEPAHIFPPSQGHKRDLSHWNKVKVLLNRIRWRSPKHPDSPAPPDGLGAQPRIESRGVPERPPCQPLRKTFMPSFVVKKQRAKNLSVC; encoded by the exons ATGCTGGGCCGGCGGCGCGTCTTCGCCGTGGAGCCGCTCGGCGGCCGGG ATGGGGTTGCTGAGGACTTGGCACACGGTTGTGTAGTACCTGGAGTCAGCAGCACCTACAGACGGATCCCCGACGCTGCTCAAGCGTGCTCGCTGGACTCCTGGAAGGGGGATGGCCCGCTGAGAGGTCTCAGGAGGCAGGAGCCACTTCTCAAACTGGCCTCCCGGGACTCAGGCGTGGAGATGGTGGTTGGGGACAgccccctgaccccctccccGGGCCTTTCTCAGGACTCTCTGGACTTTGAGCCCGCAGGGAGCCCTGTGCCCCTGGGCCTTGCTTCCCTGGAGCCTGCTGCCCACCTAGGCCGGCTTCTGGCCAGCCGTAAGCTGGAGCAGGTGCTGGAGCGGTCCCGCCAGCTCCCGACCTCCCCTGCCAGCGTGTCACGATACCCCTGCTCCCTGAAGTCGCCCAGAGAGCCTGAATGTGAAATGCCCCTTTTTGGAGCAGGGGAACAGGAGGCCGCCAAGGCAGAAACTGCCCTAGAGGCAGGCGTGGAAGAAGCAGAGGTG gctgggggcctggggcctgaAGCCTGGGCCTGTCTCCCAGGGCAGGGTCTCCGCTACCTGGAACACCTGTGCCTGGTGCTGGAGCAGATGGCAAGGCTTCAGCAGCTCTGCTTGCAGCTGCAGACCCAGAGGCCCCCGCGG GATCCTGAAtcggaggaagaagaggaggagggggagccaCCCGTGGCCCCTTCACCTCCACCTTCTCGTGCTCGAGGCCATCAGGTGCACGAACAGCTCAGCCAGATGCAGGGGACAG GGGCAAAACCAGCTGCACCCCTAAAGGTAGGGCCGCCTGGTGCCAACCCTCCCAGGCTGTTAGAGGCCACAGCAGAGCCAGCTCACATTTTTCCACCCTCCCAGGGACACAAG CGGGATCTCTCCCACTGGAACAAGGTCAAGGTCCTGCTCAACCGGATCCGTTGGAGGAGCCCGAAACACCCCgattcccctgcccctcctgatGGCCTTGGGGCCCAGCCCAG GATTGAGTCAAGGGGCGTCCCTGAAAGACCTCCATGCCAGCCCCTCCGGAAGACCTTTATGCCATCATTTGTGGTTAAGAAGCAACGAGCAAAAAACCTTTCTGTATGCTGA
- the C5H8orf58 gene encoding uncharacterized protein C8orf58 homolog isoform X5, with protein sequence MLGRRRVFAVEPLGGRDGVAEDLAHGCVVPGVSSTYRRIPDAAQACSLDSWKGDGPLRGLRRQEPLLKLASRDSGVEMVVGDSPLTPSPGLSQDSLDFEPAGSPVPLGLASLEPAAHLGRLLASRKLEQVLERSRQLPTSPASVSRYPCSLKSPREPECEMPLFGAGEQEAAKAETALEAGVEEAEVAGGLGPEAWACLPGQGLRYLEHLCLVLEQMARLQQLCLQLQTQRPPRDPESEEEEEEGEPPVAPSPPPSRARGHQVHEQLSQMQGTGAKPAAPLKVGPPGANPPRLLEATAEPAHIFPPSQGHKVKVLLNRIRWRSPKHPDSPAPPDGLGAQPRIESRGVPERPPCQPLRKTFMPSFVVKKQRAKNLSVC encoded by the exons ATGCTGGGCCGGCGGCGCGTCTTCGCCGTGGAGCCGCTCGGCGGCCGGG ATGGGGTTGCTGAGGACTTGGCACACGGTTGTGTAGTACCTGGAGTCAGCAGCACCTACAGACGGATCCCCGACGCTGCTCAAGCGTGCTCGCTGGACTCCTGGAAGGGGGATGGCCCGCTGAGAGGTCTCAGGAGGCAGGAGCCACTTCTCAAACTGGCCTCCCGGGACTCAGGCGTGGAGATGGTGGTTGGGGACAgccccctgaccccctccccGGGCCTTTCTCAGGACTCTCTGGACTTTGAGCCCGCAGGGAGCCCTGTGCCCCTGGGCCTTGCTTCCCTGGAGCCTGCTGCCCACCTAGGCCGGCTTCTGGCCAGCCGTAAGCTGGAGCAGGTGCTGGAGCGGTCCCGCCAGCTCCCGACCTCCCCTGCCAGCGTGTCACGATACCCCTGCTCCCTGAAGTCGCCCAGAGAGCCTGAATGTGAAATGCCCCTTTTTGGAGCAGGGGAACAGGAGGCCGCCAAGGCAGAAACTGCCCTAGAGGCAGGCGTGGAAGAAGCAGAGGTG gctgggggcctggggcctgaAGCCTGGGCCTGTCTCCCAGGGCAGGGTCTCCGCTACCTGGAACACCTGTGCCTGGTGCTGGAGCAGATGGCAAGGCTTCAGCAGCTCTGCTTGCAGCTGCAGACCCAGAGGCCCCCGCGG GATCCTGAAtcggaggaagaagaggaggagggggagccaCCCGTGGCCCCTTCACCTCCACCTTCTCGTGCTCGAGGCCATCAGGTGCACGAACAGCTCAGCCAGATGCAGGGGACAG GGGCAAAACCAGCTGCACCCCTAAAGGTAGGGCCGCCTGGTGCCAACCCTCCCAGGCTGTTAGAGGCCACAGCAGAGCCAGCTCACATTTTTCCACCCTCCCAGGGACACAAG GTCAAGGTCCTGCTCAACCGGATCCGTTGGAGGAGCCCGAAACACCCCgattcccctgcccctcctgatGGCCTTGGGGCCCAGCCCAG GATTGAGTCAAGGGGCGTCCCTGAAAGACCTCCATGCCAGCCCCTCCGGAAGACCTTTATGCCATCATTTGTGGTTAAGAAGCAACGAGCAAAAAACCTTTCTGTATGCTGA